The Leptospira brenneri DNA segment AGAGATATCAAATTTTTTTGAAGTTTCTAATTTGGATTTTGAACATCCAAACGGGATCCCTGAATATTTTTTACACAAACAATTCCAAACACCAGTAGATAAAACCAGAAAATCTTTGATTGGGTATGAGGTTTTATTTTTAGGCGCAGAAACTATTTTTCACATCTTGCGAAAGTTATACTATGACGAACCTTTTACAAAAAGACACCTTGCCGTATTTTTAGTGGACCGTAAGGGACGAATGGATTTGGAACCTCGTCAGTTTTTTTTAACCAATGGCCAATCATTGGCATTCATTCCGGCCAATTTAGACAAACGCTATAAAATCGCATCGTTTGAAACTGTCTTTGAAGAAGTAAATCCAATGGACGTTGGTTCTTTGGGATATTTTAATATATATGAACATTGCTCCATCACTTTGTATGAAAAACTCCCCGCATCTAGAAAGGAGTTTAGTTGTATTGATTGTATGGAGTGTAACAACTATTGTCCGACTAATGCAAATCCAGTCCAACTTATCAAAGGAAAAACTGAAGAATTTGAAAAAGACCTTTGTGTGTCCTGTGGAATTTGTACGGTTTATTGTCCGTCTGGGATTGACATTCGGAAGAGAATTGAAGGAGTGATGGTTTAATCATCGTTATAAGATGTTAAAGAATCTTTATATTCTATCTGAAAATAGTTGGGGTGTTAAATCTTCAGAGATATTTGCAGACTTTTTTTATTTTTTAACTCTGACAGGATTTTTAGGTTATGTATTTGCCCATGTGCAACCCATTCCTGTGTTACCAATTGTTTTGGCTTCTATTCTCACTTTAGTATATTTTGGTTTTTGTATTCGTGCCAATCAGTCACTGTATTGGTTGGGACTACTTTCTCAACTATTCATTGTTTTTCTTATTTTACCAACAGCTTGGTTGCATCCGATTCTACTACCGGTCTCATTTCTTTTTGCTTTGGTAGTTCATTACTTTTTAGGACAAAACTATTCCTTACGAGTTCCTATTTTTGCTTTGGTTTTATTTTTTTGTTTGGTTTGGGATACAGTTTTTTCCTTACTTGGATATTCTTTTCGGGCTAGTTTGGAACTCACACCTTGGGCTGGGATTTCTTTAGAAACTTCTGTTTTGCCTTTGTCTTTACCTTGGTTTAGCGCTGTTCCGTGGAAGGGGACTGAGTTTTTTTCTTTTGCCGATAGCCTTGGTGTCTATGTTTTGGTAGGAGTTGCCTGGGTTTCCTTCCGAAGGACTGTTTTACTTGGGTTTCTCTTGGGTTGGCTGATTCTATTTTCTCTTTGGGGAGTCGGTTCTGGTAATCTAAGTTTTAACTGGGTATTGTCTTATTCTGCTCTCGCTTTCTTTTTGCACATGAGTCCTGGTCGTAATTTTTACGGTTCCTATTATGTTTCTTTACTGAGTTTTGCCATTTTGCTTCCCATTGCCTTTTTTGTGGGTAAAATGGGGATAAGTGCTGTTTTGGTCTTGGTTGTTTTTTTTCTGTTAGAAGGCCTCTTAGTCAGGGTTTTTCTTGGAAAATAAGTCGATCTTGAAAAGGTGGGAGTAAGTTATATCATATGAATCAACTTCTGGAGATTCTGGATCCAAAAAATATCATTTTCGACTTCAAAGCATCTACAAAAGAAGATGCCATTCGAAAAATGATTTCACATATGGTCGCCACACAATCGTTAGATCCTAGTCACGAAGAAGAAACTGTTTCCTCCTTAATGAATCGCGAAAAGTCAATGTCTACTGGTATTGGAAGTGGAGTTGCTATACCGCACTGTTCTGTTCATTATGTTAATGAGTTGAAGTGTGCCATGGCGATTGCACCACAAGGAATAGATTTTGATGCTTTGGATCATGGTTTGGTTCAAATTTTTATTATGCTCATTGTTCCGAAAAATAAGTTTCAAGATCATATCAAAACCTTGGCCTTGATTGCAAAAACACTCAACATTCCTGAAGAAAGAGAAAAACTCATCAAAGCCAAAAATTTCGAAGAAATCCAAAAGGCCTTCCTTTCCAAAAGTTAATCCAGTGAAGTCGGAGATTTTCCGTTTTCTGTATTTTTTACTACTGTTGTCTTGTATCAGTAGTTTTGTTTCTGAATTTCATACAAAAGATAAATCTTATCTGTATGCCGATGCCGGGATCACAGAAGTTCAAAATCATAACTATGATTTTTTATCCACCTACATTCAATTTTGGAAATCTTTGATTTTTGAGTCCGGTGGCAAAACAGAGAATGGAGAGACTGTTTACTCGCATATAGGTGCTCGGTTTTTTTCAACCTTCCATCTTGCAATTTTTAGTATTGTATTTGGTTCTGTTTTTGCTTTTTGCCTTTCTATAGGAGCTACATATTTTCGGTCACAAAAACTTTATGATTTAGTTTCCTTTTCTTCGAATTTAATTTTATCTACTCCTGTTTTTATTGTCGCCATACTATTGTTAATTGTATTTTTTTATCGATTGGAGTGGTTCCCTCCCGGCGGATACGAATTAGGAAATACATACTTTGTCGTTTTGCCTGGAATTGCTTTGGGTTCTAGGATTTTCGCAAGGATGTCTTTGTATCTATTACCTGAAATTCGTAAAGAAGCAGATTCTAAATATGTGCAGTTGTTATTAACAAGATCCTATCCTTGGGGTCATATCATCGGAAAGGAAGTTTTTTTAAAGGTATTACCAATTGCACTTATTCTTTTGGTTTTAGATTTTGGATCTCTTTTGTCCGGTGCTATGGTTGTAGAAGAGATTTTCTTTTTTCCAGGAATTGGAAAATCTTTATACTATTCAATTAAATCAATGGATACAAAATTACTAGCAACTCTTCTTATGTATTCTGGAATTTTATTTTATGTTTTGAATCGTCTTGGATTTTATTTACAACGATTCTTTTCCGGTGGGGTATGAAGATGACAGTTCATAACTTCGTTCGGTTTTTCTTTTTTGGATTTGTTTTTTTGGGTGTTTTTTTGTTACCACCACCAATCGCAGTAGATTTGGAGAAAAATAATTTACCGGTGTTTTCTCCTGGTTTTTTGGCCGGTACGGATAGACTCGGTCGCGACAACTTTGCATTGTTTTGTTATGGGTCTTTGTCGACCATTGTTCTTGTAGTTCCTGCGAGAATATTTACCATCCTAGTATCCTTTCTTTTGTCTACCTTCTCCATTTTTTTCCCTAAAAAGTCAGACTTTGTTCTTTCAGGAATTGTTTCTGTTTCTCTTGCCATTCCTTCATTATTGTCTGCTTTGGTTGTGCTGAGTTTGTTACCGGAAAATCCTTTTG contains these protein-coding regions:
- a CDS encoding ABC transporter permease encodes the protein MKSEIFRFLYFLLLLSCISSFVSEFHTKDKSYLYADAGITEVQNHNYDFLSTYIQFWKSLIFESGGKTENGETVYSHIGARFFSTFHLAIFSIVFGSVFAFCLSIGATYFRSQKLYDLVSFSSNLILSTPVFIVAILLLIVFFYRLEWFPPGGYELGNTYFVVLPGIALGSRIFARMSLYLLPEIRKEADSKYVQLLLTRSYPWGHIIGKEVFLKVLPIALILLVLDFGSLLSGAMVVEEIFFFPGIGKSLYYSIKSMDTKLLATLLMYSGILFYVLNRLGFYLQRFFSGGV
- a CDS encoding ATP-binding protein, with product MLAHNGKKVLAPVNGVASLTPDQKYFQIKQDGSWSTTSPYHSRNYDFSALLEAFDAGALYSLDLIETPLKDYFQKFNRDSNFKIVLSPFCRYQHLDFEEMILRDMKDAYLSFIELLRSIFPKAEISNFFEVSNLDFEHPNGIPEYFLHKQFQTPVDKTRKSLIGYEVLFLGAETIFHILRKLYYDEPFTKRHLAVFLVDRKGRMDLEPRQFFLTNGQSLAFIPANLDKRYKIASFETVFEEVNPMDVGSLGYFNIYEHCSITLYEKLPASRKEFSCIDCMECNNYCPTNANPVQLIKGKTEEFEKDLCVSCGICTVYCPSGIDIRKRIEGVMV
- a CDS encoding PTS sugar transporter subunit IIA, whose translation is MNQLLEILDPKNIIFDFKASTKEDAIRKMISHMVATQSLDPSHEEETVSSLMNREKSMSTGIGSGVAIPHCSVHYVNELKCAMAIAPQGIDFDALDHGLVQIFIMLIVPKNKFQDHIKTLALIAKTLNIPEEREKLIKAKNFEEIQKAFLSKS